A window of Mytilus edulis chromosome 10, xbMytEdul2.2, whole genome shotgun sequence contains these coding sequences:
- the LOC139491141 gene encoding myticin-B, translated as MKATILLAVVVAVFVAGTEAHPHVCTSYYCSKFCGTAGCTHYGCRNLHRGKLCFCVHCSRVKFPFGATQDAKSMNELEYTPIMKSMENLDNGMDML; from the exons ATGAAGGCAACAATATTGTTAGCAGTTGTAGTGGCAGTCTTTGTCGCAG GTACAGAAGCTCATCCGCATGTTTGCACATCGTACTACTGTAGCAAGTTTTGTGGGACTGCTGGTTGCACACATTATGGATGCCGAAATCTCCATCGCGGGAAACTTTGCTTCTGTGTTCATTGCAGCAGGGTGAAGTTCCCGTTTGGAGCAACTCAAGATGCTAAAAGTATGAACGAACTGGAATACACTCCAAT AATGAAGTCGATGGAAAATTTGGACAACGGAATGGATATGTTATAA
- the LOC139491139 gene encoding myticin-B-like — MKATILLAVVVAVIVGVQEAQSVACTSYYCSKFCGSAGCSLYGCYLLHPGKICYCLHCSRAESPLALSGSARNVNDKNNEMDNSPVMNEMENLDQEMEMF, encoded by the exons ATGAAGGCAACGATCTTGTTAGCTGTTGTAGTGGCAGTCATTGTTGGAG TTCAGGAAGCCCAATCAGTAGCTTGTACATCATACTACTGTAGTAAGTTCTGTGGGTCTGCTGGTTGCTCATTATATGGATGTTACCTACTTCATCCTGGAAAAATTTGCTACTGCCTTCATTGTAGCAGAGCTGAGTCTCCATTGGCACTTTCTGGAAGCGCTAGGAATGTGAACGACAAGAACAACGAGATGGACAACTCTCCAGT GATGAATGAGATGGAAAATTTGGACCAAGAAATGGAAATGTTCTAG